The Ananas comosus cultivar F153 linkage group 2, ASM154086v1, whole genome shotgun sequence genome contains a region encoding:
- the LOC109703571 gene encoding pyrophosphate-energized vacuolar membrane proton pump-like, translating into MGGGMLTELATEILIPAAAAVGIGFAAVQWLLVSRVRLSPERAGAAGGSKNGRDDYLPIEEEEEGLNDHNVVLKCAEIQSAISEGATSFLFTEYQYVGIFMVAFAVLIFLFLGSVEGFSTKSQPCTYSKDKYCKPALANAIFSTVSFLLGAITSVVSGFLGMKIATYANARTTLEARKGVGKAFITAFRSGAVMGFLLAANGLLVLYIAINLFKLYYGDDWEGLFESITGYGLGGSSMALFGRVGGGIYTKAADVGADLVGKVERNIPEDDPRNPAVIADNVGDNVGDIAGMGSDLFGSYAESSCAALVVASISSFGVDHDLTAMLYPLLISSVGIIVCLITTLFATDLFEIKSVKEIEPALKRQLIISTALMTVGIALVSWLALPYKFTIFNFGAQKKVTNWQLFFCVAIGLWAGLVIGFVTEYFTSNAYSPVQDVADSCRTGAATNVIFGLALGYKSVIIPIFAIAVSIFVSFSLAAMYGIAVAALGMLSTIATGLAIDAYGPISDNAGGIAEMAGMSHRIRERTDALDAAGNTAAAIGKGFAIGSAALVSLALFGAFVSRAQISTVDVLTPKVFIGLIVGAMLPYWFSAMTMKSVGSAALKMVEEVRRQFNSIPGLIEGTAKPDYATCVKISTDASIKEMIPPGALVMLTPLIVGTFFGVETLSGVLAGSLVSGVQIAISASNTGGAWDNAKKYIEAGASEHARSLGPKGSDPHKAAVIGDTIGDPLKDTSGPSLNILIKLMAVESLVFAPFFAAHGGLLFKIF; encoded by the exons ATGGGAGGGGGGATGCTGACGGAGCTGGCGACGGAGATCCTGATACCGGCGGCGGCCGCGGTGGGGATTGGGTTCGCAGCGGTGCAGTGGCTGCTGGTGTCGCGGGTGAGGCTGTCGCCGGAGCGGGCGGGGGCGGCGGGCGGGAGCAAGAACGGGCGCGACGACTACCTTCCcatcgaggaggaggaggagggcctCAATGACCACAACGTCGTCCTCAAGTGCGCCGAGATCCAGAGCGCCATCTCCGAAG GAGCTACTTCATTTCTTTTCACTGAATACCAGTATGTTGGAATCTTTATGGTTGCTTTTGCCGTACTGATCTTCCTCTTCCTTGGCTCCGTGGAGGGCTTCAGCACAAAGAGCCAGCCTTGCACCTATAGCAAGGACAAGTATTGCAAACCAGCTCTTGCAAATGCCATATTTAGTACTGTGTCCTTCTTGCTTGGTGCAATCACCTCTGTGGTCTCCGGCTTCCTTGGTATGAAAATTGCAACATATGCAAATGCCCGAACAACTCTGGAGGCGAGGAAGGGTGTTGGAAAGGCTTTTATCACTGCTTTCCGTTCTGGTGCAGTAATGGGCTTCTTGTTGGCGGCAAACGGGCTCTTGGTGCTTTACATCGCCATTAACCTATTTAAGTTGTACTATGGTGATGATTGGGAAGGTCTTTTTGAGTCTATTACTGGTTATGGCCTTGGTGGGTCTTCTATGGCTCTATTCGGGAGAGTAGGGGGAGGCATCTATACAAAGGCTGCTGACGTGGGTGCTGACCTTGTTGGTAAGGTCGAGAGGAACATACCTGAAGATGACCCTCGAAATCCAGCT GTGATTGCCGACAATGTTGGGGACAATGTTGGGGATATTGCTGGGATGGGGTCGGATCTCTTTGGCTCCTATGCTGAATCTTCCTGTGCTGCCCTTGTTGTTGCATCTATTTCTTCTTTTGGAGTCGACCATGATTTAACTGCAATGTTATACCCCTTACTTATTAGTTCCGTGGGCATCATCGTTTGTTTGATTACCACCCTCTTTGCAACCGAcctctttgaaataaaatctgttaaggAGATTGAGCCGGCACTCAAACGACAGCTGATTATTTCGACTGCTCTGATGACTGTTGGTATTGCATTAGTTAGTTGGCTAGCCCTCCCATATAAGTTCACTATCTTCAATTTTGGTGCGCAAAAGAAAGTTACAAACTG GCAATTATTCTTCTGTGTTGCAATTGGATTATGGGCAGGCCTTGTTATCGGATTTGTCACTGAATATTTCACTAGCAATGCGTACAG CCCTGTGCAAGATGTTGCTGATTCATGTAGGACGGGAGCTGCCACGAATGTCATTTTCGGGCTTGCTTTAGGATACAAATCTGTTATCATTCCTATTTTCGCTATTGCTGTGAGCATTTTTGTTAGTTTTAGCTTAGCCGCCATGTACGGAATAGCAGTTGCCGCTCTTGGCATGTTGAGCACCATTGCCACTGGATTGGCTATCGATGCTTATGGGCCAATCAGTGACAATGCCGGAGGCATCGCGGAGATGGCCGGGATGAGTCACAGAATTCGTGAGAGAACTGATGCACTTGATGCTGCCGGCAACACTGCTGCTGCCATTGGAAAG GGCTTTGCCATTGGTTCTGCTGCCTTGGTCTCTCTAGCTCTCTTCGGTGCCTTTGTGAGCCGTGCGCAGATCTCGACCGTCGATGTTCTGACTCCTAAAGTCTTCATCGGTTTAATCGTCGGCGCCATGCTGCCTTATTGGTTCTCGGCCATGACAATGAAGAGTGTGGGCAGTGCTGCTCTGAAGATGGTAGAGGAAGTCCGGCGGCAATTCAACTCGATCCCCGGCCTCATTGAGGGCACCGCGAAGCCCGACTACGCCACCTGCGTCAAAATCTCTACAGATGCATCGATCAAGGAGATGATTCCTCCTGGAGCGCTGGTTATGCTGACTCCCCTTATTGTCGGAACCTTCTTCGGTGTAGAAACTCTTTCAGGGGTCCTTGCAGGCTCTCTAGTCTCAGGAGTGCAG ATTGCTATCTCTGCATCCAACACCGGTGGAGCGTGGGACAATGCAAAGAAGTATATCGAG GCTGGGGCCTCAGAGCATGCTAGGTCCCTCGGCCCTAAAGGTTCGGACCCCCACAAAGCTGCCGTGATCGGCGACACCATCGGGGACCCGCTTAAGGACACATCCGGCCCTTCGCTCAACATCCTCATCAAGCTTATGGCTGTTGAGTCGCTGGTGTTCGCGCCTTTCTTTGCCGCTCACGGAGGTCTCCTCTTCAAGATCTTTTGA